A window of the Pedobacter frigiditerrae genome harbors these coding sequences:
- a CDS encoding glycosyltransferase, with product MKILHVMSSLDPAAGGVTQAVKTMINGLNELEVNNQVACLDDPRNSFLSNLPFKIYAFGPNKTPWKFAPALLNWLKINMDGYDVVIVHGLWQYHTYATIKAIKTLKGIKPKLYVMPHGMLDPYFQKAKGRKIKAIRNWAFWKLIEKQLVNNATGLLFTCEAERNLAATTFSPYQPRATVVVGLGVEAPPMFTPRMEAAFNEKIGKSLKEYLIYLGRIDQKKGVDLLVKAYLRLVSEKENLPPLVIAGPGLDTPFGAAILQLVNGNKNVLFPGMLSGDAKWGAFYGASTFILPSHQENFGIAVVEALACGKPVLISDQVNIWNEIVAGLAGLVANDTELGTYNLLRDWFEKKDKEKKDMCIFALDTFNSRFSVENAAKCLLGAIK from the coding sequence ATGAAGATACTTCATGTAATGTCTAGTTTAGATCCGGCGGCGGGAGGGGTAACTCAAGCTGTGAAAACTATGATTAATGGTTTAAATGAGTTGGAAGTAAACAATCAAGTGGCTTGTTTAGACGATCCTAGGAACTCTTTCTTAAGTAATTTACCTTTTAAGATCTACGCTTTTGGACCTAATAAAACACCCTGGAAGTTTGCTCCAGCGCTCTTAAATTGGTTAAAGATAAATATGGATGGTTATGATGTTGTTATTGTACATGGACTTTGGCAATACCACACCTATGCCACGATTAAAGCAATTAAAACTTTAAAAGGTATCAAGCCAAAATTGTATGTGATGCCCCATGGTATGCTAGACCCTTATTTTCAAAAAGCTAAGGGACGTAAAATTAAAGCCATAAGAAATTGGGCTTTTTGGAAACTAATAGAAAAACAGTTAGTAAATAATGCAACTGGCCTTCTGTTTACATGTGAAGCTGAAAGGAATTTAGCTGCTACAACTTTTAGTCCGTATCAACCCCGAGCAACAGTTGTTGTTGGGTTGGGAGTAGAGGCACCACCTATGTTTACACCAAGGATGGAGGCTGCTTTTAATGAAAAAATAGGCAAATCGCTAAAGGAGTACTTAATTTATTTAGGGAGAATCGATCAAAAAAAGGGGGTAGACTTATTGGTAAAAGCCTACTTAAGATTAGTCTCAGAAAAAGAAAATTTGCCTCCCCTAGTTATTGCTGGGCCAGGTTTAGACACACCATTCGGGGCGGCAATTTTGCAATTGGTTAATGGTAATAAAAATGTGCTATTTCCAGGGATGCTGAGTGGGGATGCAAAATGGGGAGCTTTTTATGGTGCATCAACCTTTATATTACCCAGTCATCAAGAAAATTTTGGTATTGCAGTGGTAGAGGCATTGGCTTGTGGTAAACCTGTTTTAATTTCTGATCAAGTAAATATCTGGAATGAAATTGTTGCAGGACTAGCTGGATTGGTAGCTAATGATACAGAATTAGGGACCTACAATTTATTGCGAGATTGGTTCGAAAAAAAGGATAAAGAAAAGAAAGATATGTGTATTTTTGCTTTAGATACCTTTAATAGTCGCTTTTCGGTAGAAAATGCGGCTAAATGTCTGCTTGGAGCTATTAAATAG